CCCGGCCGGCTTCGAAGTTCGTCGAGACAGCAAACCAGTTCGAGGCCGAGTTACAGATCGCAACCGAGGATGAAGAGCCAGTAAACGCCCGGAGCATGCTCGGCGTCTCCAGCCTCGGCGTCGAACACGGGGAGGAAGTCAGATTGATCGCCGACGGCGACGACGCCGAGGCGGCACTGGACGCGCTCGAAAAAGTGCTCACGACACCGGAATCTGAGTACGATGAGTGAACGCACGCTCTCGGGGACCGGCGTGACGCCACTGTCGGGCGTCGGCACCGTCGTCTGGTACGACCAGGACGTCGAACTCGACGAACCGCACGCACCCGAAGATGTCGACACCGCGGCCGAACAAGCGCGCTTCGAGAACGCCGTCGCCACCGCCCGCGAGGAACTGCAAACCGAGCGCGAGCGCACCGCCGAGAAGGTCGGCGAGAGCGAGGCGGAAATCTTCGACGCGCATCTCCAGTTTCTGAACGATCCGCAGATCACCGACGCAGTCGAGGAGTCGATCGACGAGGGGCTGCCGGCCGAGCACGCCACGCGCGAGGGATTCCAGCAGGGAATCGAACAGCTGGCGGCCGCAGGCGGCCGGATGGCCGAGCGCACCGACGACCTGCGGGACATCCGCGACCGGTTGGTCCGAATTCTCGCTGACGCCGAACGGATCGATCTCTCGGCGCTGCCGGAGGGGACGGTCCTGCTGGCTGAGATGCTCACCCCGAGCGATACCGCACAGCTCGACCCCGAGACTGTCGCCGGATTCGCAACCGCCGAGGGCGGCCGAACGTCTCATGCAGCGATCTTCGCGCGGTCGATCGGGATTCCGGCCGTCGTCGGCGTCGGCGACGACCTGCTGGGCGTCGAGGCCGACGAGACCGTCGTCGTCGACGGCGAGGCCGGCGACGTGATCGTCGATCCGAGCGCGGAGACCCGCGAACGAGCGAGCGAGCGTCGCGACGTCGAGATTCGGTCCGATCGCGTCGAGACGGCCGACGGAAAAGAGATCGAGGTTGCGGCGAACGTCGGGACGCTGGCCGAACTCGAAGGTGCGGTCGCCCAGGGCGCGGACGCGATCGGCCTCTTCCGGACGGAGTTTCTCTTTCTCGACCGGGAAGCGCCACCGGACGAGGACGAGCAGGTCGACACGTACGTCGAGGCACTCGACGCCTTCCCGGAGGGGCGGGTCGTCGTCCGAACGCTGGACGTCGGCGGCGACAAGCCGATCCCCTACATCGAGGCCGACGAAGAGGACAATCCCTTCCTCGGGATGCGCGGGATTCGCCGGTCGCTCGGCCCCGACGCCGAGCTGTTCGAGACACAGATCCGGGCTCTGTTGCGCGCCGGCGCGGTCGGCGACGGCGACCTCGCGGTGATGTTCCCGCTCGTGGCCACAGTCGGGGAGGTCGAGCAAGCCCTCGACGTCGTCGAGGACGTCGCCGGGGATCTCGAATCCGAGGGTGTCGACTACGCGATGCCAGAACTGGGCGTGATGATCGAGACGCCGGCGGCGGTGTTCGTCGGCGACGCGCTGGCCGAGCGGCTAGACTTCTTCAGCATCGGGACCAACGACCTCGCACAGTACGTGATGGCCGCCTCCCGGCAGAACGAACACGTCGCGGATCTCCACGATCCCAGCGATCCGGCCGTCCTCCGGGCGATCGATCGGGCCGTCGAAGCCGCCCACGA
The Halapricum salinum genome window above contains:
- the ptsP gene encoding phosphoenolpyruvate--protein phosphotransferase: MSERTLSGTGVTPLSGVGTVVWYDQDVELDEPHAPEDVDTAAEQARFENAVATAREELQTERERTAEKVGESEAEIFDAHLQFLNDPQITDAVEESIDEGLPAEHATREGFQQGIEQLAAAGGRMAERTDDLRDIRDRLVRILADAERIDLSALPEGTVLLAEMLTPSDTAQLDPETVAGFATAEGGRTSHAAIFARSIGIPAVVGVGDDLLGVEADETVVVDGEAGDVIVDPSAETRERASERRDVEIRSDRVETADGKEIEVAANVGTLAELEGAVAQGADAIGLFRTEFLFLDREAPPDEDEQVDTYVEALDAFPEGRVVVRTLDVGGDKPIPYIEADEEDNPFLGMRGIRRSLGPDAELFETQIRALLRAGAVGDGDLAVMFPLVATVGEVEQALDVVEDVAGDLESEGVDYAMPELGVMIETPAAVFVGDALAERLDFFSIGTNDLAQYVMAASRQNEHVADLHDPSDPAVLRAIDRAVEAAHDGDIWIGMCGEMAGDPDLTELLIGLGLDELSMSAVTIPDVKANVVDVSTADARTLAETALRAATKDEVRAALSEDT
- the ptsH1 gene encoding phosphocarrier protein HPr, encoding MERTVTIVPEAGLHARPASKFVETANQFEAELQIATEDEEPVNARSMLGVSSLGVEHGEEVRLIADGDDAEAALDALEKVLTTPESEYDE